In Pantoea cypripedii, the DNA window TGACTGAGATATTATTCATTTCTCTATATTCCACCGAAGGTTATCAGAATCCATAAAAACGCCCGAAATCCGCAGATCCCGGTTTCACAGTGAATACGCTTAGGTTATTCACTTCTCTCTATTGACGACCTCAATCATGCTGATGATGAAATCGTACTGAGCCTTGTTAAGCCGCCATCCTGGTAATGGGGACGTTTTATTTCTTAAAATTACAACGGGGAAAATGTCTTTTTTATTGATTGGCAAAATGCGAACTACATGAAACTCCTTAAACTCTTTTTTTGGCATATCTGTTTTCCAGAAAGGTTTACCGCGCCAGAACCTCCCCATGACTTATCAATAAAATCATTAAGATAAGAATCATTCCAGAGGTGTCCCTGCATGCCGTATATGGCTTTATTTGCCAGCAGTTCAACATGGCGTTGGGTTTCAACCCCCTCAACAATGACGCCATTGCATAAATCGTTGAGATGGCCTAACAGAATGTCAAATATGTGATTTTCGCCATATTTCCAGAAAAAGGCTTTATCGATCTTGACGCATTCAAATATTCCGCTACTCATCATGGTCAGATTGGAATATCCCGGACCAAAATCATCGAGCCATAAAGGCGCGATTTTTGCTAAGCCTTTTAAAATTAACAAATCTGCCCGGGTATAACGGGCAATGAAGAATGCCGATATCTCGAAACGGAAAAAAGGCAACAGTTCCAGTTTTTGCTGGACTTCTCCGTCCGTAAAGATGCTGGTAACGATATCCCTGTTAATGTTTACGCTAATGATCTGCTGGAAACCTTTGCGATAAAGTTGTTCCAGATGTTCAAGCTGTAACAGGAATATCTGCCATTTCTCTTCCGTCGATAACTGACTGAAAAAGCCTGATTCCCTGGCTGAATGATGCTCGTGGTTAATATCGGTATCGTCGGCAAAACGCGTCAGCAATTCCCAGGCAATTAAATTGCCTGATAAACCGTAAACCGGTTCCAATATGAAGACGTATTGCTGTTGCATGCCACTAACGCTCCCTTTCGCCACGATCCGACAGGATCTAAATGTCAGAATCCCTCATGTAAAAAGTAAGGAAAACATCGCTAAATCTTAACTCCTTTACTGAAGGTTAACGTATAACTTACAGTTTGAGAAATAGGCAAGGCCTAATCATCCGCTTCGTTTAATAGAATTCTCAAATTGATTAACTTTCGGCCCTGTTTAGACATTAACCAAAAATTCAGATAAGTCTTAGATATCAATGTCCACAAAAATTGTAGTGGCAAATAATTCTAAAAATAATCAATTGAATTTAAAGATAAAATTAAAAACAAACCAGGAAAGTACTTATTTGACACCCAACATCCGTTGACCGGCCTGAGATCAGTCATTTCCTAAAGTTTCCAGAAATAAAATAGTAACTAACAGGTACTATTATGTGACCAATGATCAAATTTTTATTATGCGTACAAAAAAAACATAACAGAAAAGCTGCTTAGTAACGGCGGGTTGCCACGATCATCGCAACGACAATCAAGCAGAGCAGTCAGGCTGCGGCTGCGCTTTTTTAAATAAATGAATAAGATAGATATTCAGCAGCGAATTCATTTTTTCAAGGTGACTATCACGTTAATTAACAGGGTGATCGCGATCGCAAATTTAATTAGAGGGATAGCAGCGGAGATAATAATGAAGTGGGAAATGCACCGAGCCACGGATGTGGCTCGGTGAACAGATGATTAATTATTCGTCTTCAAGGTAGGTGTAGCCATATAAGCCACTCTCGAATTCTTCAAGGAATTGCGCACGCAGTTCTTCATCGATATCGGTCTGCTTCACCTGATCGCGGAACAGTGTCATCAGCTCAGCCGGGTTCAGCTGAACATATTGCAGCATATCAGCGACGGTATCGCCTTCATCTGACAGCTGAACTTCGACGCTACCATCCGGGAAGGCAAACACATCCACGGCTTCGGTATCACCAAACAGGTTATGCATGTTGCCAAGGATTTCCTGATAAGCGCCAACCATAAAGAAGCCCAGCATCGGCGGGTTGTCGATATCGTATTCCGGCATCGGCATGGTGGTGGCAATCCCATCGCCATCCACGTAGTGATCGATGGTGCCATCGGAGTCACAGGTGATGTCGAGCAGCACCGCGCGACGCTGCGGCATTTTGTTCAGCCCTTCCAGCGGCAATACCGGGAAGAGCTGATCAATACCCCAGGCATCCGGCATCGACTGGAACAATGAGAAGTTGACGTAAATCTTGTCCGCCATACGCTCCTGCAACTCATCGATAATCGGGCGATGCGCGCGATTGCTCGGATCCAGATGCTGCTGAATGTAATGACAGATGCTGAGATACAACTGCTCCGCCCAGGCGCGCTGGCGCAGATCATAAGTACCCGACGAATAACCGGTATGGATGTCGAACAGGTCCATCTGGCTATCGTGCAGCCACTCACGCAGCGAACGACGCACGTTCGGCTCATGCATCTCCTGCCAGGTGTCCCACAGACTCTGGATAGGACGCGGCGCATCAACATCCGGCGCGACTGGCGTGCTGAATTCGTTACGTTCCACCCCGATAATGTTGGAAACCAGCACGGTATGGTGCGCGGTCACCGCACGTCCGGATTCGGTAATGACTGTCGGATGTTCCAGCCCGTGTTCGTCACAGGCATCACCAATCGCCCAGATAACATTATTGGCGTATTCATTCAGGCCATAGTTAACCGAGCAATCCGACTGCGAGCGCGTACCTTCATAATCGACACCGAGACCGCCGCCCACATCGAAGCATTTAATGTTGACGCCAAGTTTCGCCAGCTCCACATAGAAGCGAGCCGATTCGCGTACACCGGTGGCGATATCGCGAATGTTGGCCATCTGCGAACCGAGATGAAAATGCAGCAGTTGCAGGCTTTCGATACGATCAGCCTTCCGCATGATCTCAACCAGCTGCAAGACCTGCGAAGCCGCCAGACCAAACTTAGATTTCTCACCACCGCTTGACTGCCATTTGCCTGACCCCTGCGACGCCAGGCGTGCACGGATACCCAGACGCGGCACCACGTTGAGGCGTTCGGCCTCTTCCAGTACCATTCGCACCTCGGTCATCTTTTCGATCACCAGATACACTTTGTGACCGAGCTTCTCACCAATCAACGCCAGGCGAATATATTCGCGGTCTTTATAGCCGTTGCAGACAATTACCGTGCGCGTCTTACCGGCGTGTGCCAGCACCGCCATCAGCTCCGCTTTGGAACCCGCTTCCAGACCCAGCGGTTCGCCGGAGTTAACCAGCGATTCAATCACGCGCTTGTGCTGATTAACCTTGATGGGATAAACGAGGAAGTAGTCGCCTTTATAGCCATAAGATTCACGGGCGCGTTTAAAGGCACCGTTAATCGAACGCAGGCGGTGTTGCAGAATCTGCGGAAAGCAGAACAGCGCGGGCAGACGCTGACCATCCGCTTCACGCTCTTTCACCAGCTTAGCGAGATCGACGCGAACTTCCGGCATGTCCGGATCCGGGCACACGCTGATGTGACCCAATTCGTTCACGTCGTAATAGTTATTGCCCCACCAGGCAATATTGTAGGTGCGTAGCATTCTGCTCGCTTCCTGGTCGTTCATCGCCACCTCCTGCATGGAGCGGAGTACACCCTGTTCGCCTGCTGACGAACCCTTGATATTCTTCATGTCGTCAGACATCGCGAACCTCAATTTTCCGTTGAAATAAGAAATAGTTGCCGGTTTTTGTCGTTGTTACGTCGGGAAAAAAATGCCCCATCCTGCGCAAACTCCCTCATCAGGTGCTCTTTGTAAGTGTAAAACACCGGGCCGGGATGCGTACAACCGGGCCAGAAATCGCCTGACATTTCCCGCGCTGCGGGAGCGTGAAAAACATCAACAGAATTGTGGGGGACAGATTAGCCGGCGCTCGTGTCGGGATAATTACCGCAACGAACAAAACTTCGACTGGAGAGTAAAACAGAAATGGAAACGGGAAGGATTGCCAGCGCGCACGCTGAACGCAGTGAACCGCATAAAGAGAAAGATTGGTTCATTACTTTTATCACCTCCAACGCATGGGGAAAACATGCGGGAAACGGCCTGGGTGAAAACCAGATATAGGCATATCTGACGAGCGCGACGCACGGCGGCGTCATCCTTTTGGGCTGTGGTCGACAGCAGCGGCGATTTATACAGCCTGACGCGTAAAATTGCAAAAGCTTTCATGTAAGCGGCCGATACCCTAAGGATAGCGGGCATCCGTGTCAGGAAAATTTGCCAGTTTCGCTGTTGCGTAAAATGCGGAAACAGAAAAAGGGCTGGTAATTCGCTCAGTGAGTAACCTAGAATAGCCGTCCAGATGGTCATCCATCTAAACTGGTTAACATCCAGGCTGTGCAGGCGCATTGCGCATTCACTTCTTACTGCTCGCGGCTTTGCCTGAAGGGGCGTCGAGTCTGGCCTGGTTGGCCTTGCTTACGCTATGCAGTCGAATTCAAACCATTTGTAAGGTAAAGAACAGAATGGCTAAACACCTTTTTACGTCTGAGTCCGTATCAGAAGGACATCCTGATAAAATCGCTGACCAAATTTCTGACGCCGTGCTGGACGCCATCCTTGAACAGGATCCGAAAGCACGCGTGGCCTGCGAAACATACGTGAAAACCGGTATGGTACTGGTTGGCGGTGAAATCACCACCAGCGCCTGGGTTGATATCGAAGAGATCACCCGTAATACCGTTCGTGAAATCGGCTATGTTCATTCCGATATGGGCTTTGATGCCAATTCCTGCGCGGTACTGAGCGCCATCGGTAAACAGTCTCCGGACATCAACCAGGGCGTTGACCGTACCGATCCGCTGGAGCAGGGAGCCGGTGACCAGGGTCTGATGTTTGGCTACGCCACCAACGAAACTGATGTGCTGATGCCTGCGCCGGTCACCTACGCGCACCGTCTGGTACAGCGTCAGGCTGAAGTGCGTAAAAATGGCACCCTGCCGTGGCTGCGTCCGGACGCGAAAAGCCAGATCACTTTCCAGTACGATGGCGGCAAAATTGTCGGTATCGATGCGGTAGTGCTGTCAACGCAGCATGCTGAAGAGATTTCTCAGGCTGACCTGCGTGAAGCGGTGATGGAAGAAATCATCAAGCCGGTTCTGCCGACTGAGTGGATCAACGCCAGCACCAAATACCATATTAACCCGACTGGCCGTTTCGTTATCGGTGGCCCGATGGGTGACTGCGGTCTGACCGGTCGTAAAATCATCGTTGATACCTACGGCGGCATGGCTCGTCACGGTGGCGGTGCATTCTCCGGTAAAGATCCATCAAAAGTTGACCGTTCTGCGGCTTACGCTGCGCGTTATGTGGCGAAAAACATCGTTGCGGCCGGTCTGGCAGACCGTTGTGAGATCCAGGTTTCCTACGCAATTGGCGTGGCCGAGCCGACTTCCATCATGGTGGAAACCTTCGGTACCGAGAAAGTGGCAACCGAACAGCTGACCCTGCTGGTACGCGAGTTCTTCGACCTGCGTCCTTACGGCCTGATTCAGATGATGGATCTGCTGAAACCGATCTACAAAGAGACCGCGGCTTACGGTCACTTTGGTCGCGAACACTTCCCGTGGGAAAAAACCGACAAAGCCGCACAGCTGCGTGAAGCTGCCGGCCTGTAAGTTTTAGCCCATCAGCGAAAAATCAGGGAGGCCTTTGGCCTCCCTGATTCATTTCCGTAGCGGCGCGATTTGTCGCGCGTCTTTTTAATGTACCTGAAGCCAAAAGCGCGCGACAAATCGCGCCGCTACAGCCATGCTTATCTCACCGTCTACACTTACAAAGTCTTGCTTACAACAAAATGTTAACGATTACATTTTGAAACGCTTTAAATATCTGTGATTTAGGAATTTTGCAGCGTAGTCATTCCGGTAAAAATGCGTTATTTTCAGCGTCGTCTGATAGCCGATATTTAGAATGATGTCAGAAACTTAACAGGTACGATACCTTACTGGTTACTGAACCATTTTGGGCGAAAAATGCTGAATTACAGGGTTTCAGTGTGTGTAACCGATTACATTCATGTGATCGCCCTCACTTTTTCCCGGAAGCAGGTTCCTTAACATTGATAAAAACAACGATAGATAAATTTGGAGGCAATATGCCTGGCAATACTCACAAAAGCAGAACCTCAAATAAGGCGATGACCTTGTTTGTCTGCTTTCTCGCGGCTCTGGCCGGCCTGCTGTTCGGTCTCGATATCGGTGTCATCGCGGGTGCCCTGCCCTTTATCGCAAAAGATTTTAACGTGACTGCTCACCAACAGGAGTGGATCGTCAGTTCCATGATGTTTGGTGCCGCAGTGGGTGCCATTGGGAGCGGCTGGATGTCTTCGCATCTGGGCCGTAAAAAGAGCCTGATGGCCGGTGCCATCCTGTTCGTTATTGGTTCGCTGTGGTCGGCTATGGCGCCGAACCCGGAAATGCTGATTGCCGCCCGTGTGGTTCTCGGCCTGGCGGTCGGTGTCGCATCTTACACCGCGCCGTTGTATCTCTCTGAAATAGCACCGGAAAAAATCCGTGGCAGCATGATTTCACTGTATCAGCTGATGATCACCATCGGTATTCTGGCGGCTTACCTGTCCGATACCGCGTTCAGTGATGCTGGCGCATGGCGCTGGATGCTGGGTGTGATCACCATTCCGGCGATCCTGTTGCTGGTCGGTGTGGTGTTCCTGCCCAACAGCCCACGTTGGCTGGCGGCAAAAGGTAACTTCCGCGATGCACAGCGCGTACTGGATCGTCTGCGTGACACCAGTGAGCAGGCGAAACGTGAGCTGGATGAAATCCGTGAAAGTCTGAAGATCAAACAGTCAGGCTGGCAGCTGTTCCAGAGCAATAGCAACTTCCGTCGTGCAGTGTTCCTCGGCGTACTGTTGCAGGTGATGCAGCAATTCACCGGCATGAACGTCATCATGTACTACGCGCCG includes these proteins:
- a CDS encoding EAL domain-containing protein; translation: MQQQYVFILEPVYGLSGNLIAWELLTRFADDTDINHEHHSARESGFFSQLSTEEKWQIFLLQLEHLEQLYRKGFQQIISVNINRDIVTSIFTDGEVQQKLELLPFFRFEISAFFIARYTRADLLILKGLAKIAPLWLDDFGPGYSNLTMMSSGIFECVKIDKAFFWKYGENHIFDILLGHLNDLCNGVIVEGVETQRHVELLANKAIYGMQGHLWNDSYLNDFIDKSWGGSGAVNLSGKQICQKKSLRSFM
- the speA gene encoding biosynthetic arginine decarboxylase, yielding MSDDMKNIKGSSAGEQGVLRSMQEVAMNDQEASRMLRTYNIAWWGNNYYDVNELGHISVCPDPDMPEVRVDLAKLVKEREADGQRLPALFCFPQILQHRLRSINGAFKRARESYGYKGDYFLVYPIKVNQHKRVIESLVNSGEPLGLEAGSKAELMAVLAHAGKTRTVIVCNGYKDREYIRLALIGEKLGHKVYLVIEKMTEVRMVLEEAERLNVVPRLGIRARLASQGSGKWQSSGGEKSKFGLAASQVLQLVEIMRKADRIESLQLLHFHLGSQMANIRDIATGVRESARFYVELAKLGVNIKCFDVGGGLGVDYEGTRSQSDCSVNYGLNEYANNVIWAIGDACDEHGLEHPTVITESGRAVTAHHTVLVSNIIGVERNEFSTPVAPDVDAPRPIQSLWDTWQEMHEPNVRRSLREWLHDSQMDLFDIHTGYSSGTYDLRQRAWAEQLYLSICHYIQQHLDPSNRAHRPIIDELQERMADKIYVNFSLFQSMPDAWGIDQLFPVLPLEGLNKMPQRRAVLLDITCDSDGTIDHYVDGDGIATTMPMPEYDIDNPPMLGFFMVGAYQEILGNMHNLFGDTEAVDVFAFPDGSVEVQLSDEGDTVADMLQYVQLNPAELMTLFRDQVKQTDIDEELRAQFLEEFESGLYGYTYLEDE
- the metK gene encoding methionine adenosyltransferase gives rise to the protein MAKHLFTSESVSEGHPDKIADQISDAVLDAILEQDPKARVACETYVKTGMVLVGGEITTSAWVDIEEITRNTVREIGYVHSDMGFDANSCAVLSAIGKQSPDINQGVDRTDPLEQGAGDQGLMFGYATNETDVLMPAPVTYAHRLVQRQAEVRKNGTLPWLRPDAKSQITFQYDGGKIVGIDAVVLSTQHAEEISQADLREAVMEEIIKPVLPTEWINASTKYHINPTGRFVIGGPMGDCGLTGRKIIVDTYGGMARHGGGAFSGKDPSKVDRSAAYAARYVAKNIVAAGLADRCEIQVSYAIGVAEPTSIMVETFGTEKVATEQLTLLVREFFDLRPYGLIQMMDLLKPIYKETAAYGHFGREHFPWEKTDKAAQLREAAGL
- a CDS encoding sugar porter family MFS transporter, whose translation is MPGNTHKSRTSNKAMTLFVCFLAALAGLLFGLDIGVIAGALPFIAKDFNVTAHQQEWIVSSMMFGAAVGAIGSGWMSSHLGRKKSLMAGAILFVIGSLWSAMAPNPEMLIAARVVLGLAVGVASYTAPLYLSEIAPEKIRGSMISLYQLMITIGILAAYLSDTAFSDAGAWRWMLGVITIPAILLLVGVVFLPNSPRWLAAKGNFRDAQRVLDRLRDTSEQAKRELDEIRESLKIKQSGWQLFQSNSNFRRAVFLGVLLQVMQQFTGMNVIMYYAPKIFEIAGFANTTQQMWGTVIVGLVNVLATFIAIGLVDRWGRKPTLVLGFLVMAAGMGILGSMLHIGIHSEGAQYFAVAMLLMFIVGFAMSAGPLIWVLCSEIQPLKGRDFGITVSTATNWIANMIVGATFLTMLNSLGNAPTFWVYAGLNVFFILLTLVLIPETKNVSLEHIERNLLSGKKLREIGQQ